The Candidatus Palauibacter australiensis genome contains the following window.
GACGTCCGTCGCCATCGAGGTCGCGCGCCGGCTGGATGGCGAGGTCATTTCCATGGACAGCCGCCAGGCGTACCGGGGCTTCGCCATCGGGACCGCGGCACCCTCGGTCGGCGAACTCGCGGCCGCGCCGCACCTCGGCGTCGGCTTTCTCGACCCACACGAACGCTACGGCGCGGGTCGCTTCGCACGCCTGGCGACCCGCTGGCTCACCGAGATCCGTGCCCGGGGTCGCGTCCCCCTCCTCGCCGGCGGGACAGGATTGTTCCTGCGTGCGCTCACGCACCCGATGTTCGAGGAGCCCCCGCTCGACCCGGCGCGCCGGGCGGCGCTGCACGCCTGGCTGGACCCGCTCGAACGGGAGGAACTCGCCCGCTGGGCGGCACGCCTCGATCCGGCGCTGGCCGAGCGGCGCCGTCCGCTCGACCGGCAGCGCGCCGCGCGCACGGTGGAGCTGGCGCTCCTGACGGGCGAGCCGCTCACCCGCTGGATGACGAGCGCCCCGTCCGAACGCGCGCCGCTGAGGACCGCGACCTATGTGCTGGAGTGGCCCGGGCCGCTTCTCCGCGAACGGATCGAGCACCGCGCCGAGGCGCTGATCCGCGGTGGCGCCTGGCCGGAGGAGGTTCGCGACCTCCTGGCACGCGGCCTCGACGGATCGCGCGCCTTCGACGCGCTGGGCTACGCGGACGTGGCGGCGCTCGTCCGGGGCGAGGCGGGGGTGGACGAAACGATCGCGCGCGTGTCGAGGGCTACCTGGCGTTACGCCCGCCGGCAGCGGACATGGTTCCGCCACCAGGTCCCCGAGGACGCTGTCGTGCTTCGGGTGCTGGACGGGTCGACGACGCCGGGGCAACTTGCGCGCCGCATTGCAGCCGACTGGCGCGAATCAGGATGAAGACGGGACGATGAAGATCGGGATCACGTGCTATCCGACGTACGGGGGCTCCGGGGCGATTGCGACCGAGCTGGGGCTCGGCCTCGCCCGCAGGGGGCACGAGGTACACTTCATCTCCTATGCCCAGCCGTTCCGTCTCACCCACTTCATCGATGGCGTCTACTTCCACGAAGTCGAGGTCAATCGCTACCCGCTGTTCGAGTATCCCCCCTACTCGCTCGCCCTCGCCGTCACGATGCACGAGGTGGCGCGGGGCGAGGGACTCGACCTCCTCCACGTGCATTACGCGATTCCGCACGCCACGGCGGGATGGATCGCGCGCGACATGCTGCGGGACGGGGGTCGCGACGTGAAGCTCGTGACGACGCTGCACGGCACGGACATCACGCTCGTGGGCCAGGATCCGTCCTACTGGTCGATCACGCGCTTCTCGATCGAGAAGTCCGATCGGATCACCGCCGTCTCCGAGTGGCTCCGCGAGCGGACCCACCGCGACTTCGACTGCAGTCGCTGCGCGATCGAGGTCATCCCGAACTTCGTCGATCCGAAGATCTACGACCGCGGGCGCCACCGGGGTCGGCACCGGCTCGCGCGGGCGGGAGAGAAGGTCGTGATGCACATCTCGAATTTTCGCGCGGTCAAGCGAATTCCGGACCTCATGGAGATGTTCGCGCGGATCCAGCGCGCCCTGCCGGCCCGCCTCATCCTGGTGGGAGACGGTCCGGAGCGGCAGCGCGCCGCGGAGATCGCCGGGGATCTGGGCATGGCGGACCGCGTGGTCTTCCTCGGCAAGATCGACTCCGTCGCCGAACTCCTTGCCAGTGCGGATCTCTTCCTGCTCCCAAGCGAGCAGGAGTCCTTCGGGCTCGTGGCGCTGGAAGCGCAGGCTTCCGGCGTTCCCGTGGTGGGGTCCTCCGGGACGGGCCTCGACGAAGTCGTGGAGCACGGCGTGACCGGCTACCTCCATCCGGTCGGAGCGGTCGACGCCATGGCGACATCGGCGATCGCGCTGCTGAGCGATGAGGCGCGCTGGGACGCGTTCTCGCGTGCGGCGCGGGACCGGTCCCTCGAGCGCTTCACGATCGACCGCATCGTCCCCCGCTACGAATCGCTCTACCGCAGCGTCCTGGCCGACGCGGACCGCTCCGGGGTTCGGACAGAGTGAACCCGTTCGAGGCCTTCGTCCTCGGCGTCGTCCAGGGCCTCACCGAGTTCCTGCCCGTGTCGAGTTCCGGGCATCTCGTGCTCGGGCAGGCGCTGTTCGGGATCGAACTCCCCGGCGTCCAGTTCGAGGTCACCGTGCACGTCGCGACGCTGTGCGCCGTGTGCTGGGTCTACCGCCGACGCCTCGCGGCGCTGGTGCGGGGCGTGTGCTCGGCGGATCGCGGGAGTATCGGAGATGTCGGACTCCTGGCGGTGGCCACGCTCCCTGCCGCCGCCGTCGGGGTCGGCCTGCGGGGTGCCTTGGAGCCCACATTCGAGCAGCCCGTGCTCGCGGCGGCGATGCTGCTCGTCACCGGGGCCGTCGTCTGGTCGATCCGGCGCCTGTCTCGCCGGGCCACGCGCACCCGGCCGGCGGTCACCGGGGCGCTGGCGATCGGCCTGGCGCAGGCCGTCGCCATCCTGCCCGGCATTTCCCGCTCCGGGAGCACCCTGGCCGCGGCGACCGCCGCCGGCGTCGAGCCCCGCCGCGCGGCCGAGTTCTCGTTCCTCCTCTCCATCCCCGCGATCGGAGGGGCGGCCGTGCTGCAGGCGCCGGGTCTCGGGGGAGGCGGCCTCGCGGCGGGCGTGCTGCCCCTCTCGATCGCCTTCGCGGCCGCGGTCCTGTCAGGGGTCTTCGCCATTCGTATCTTCCTGCGGATGCTTGAAAGGCGTGTATTCCACCGCTTCGCCTGGTACTGCTGGCTCATCGGCGGAGGGTACCTGGCCGCCGCCGCGATCTGGCCGGCGCTGCGCGGATGACCGTCGAATGACTGACGCCGGAGCGACCATGCTCGCAGAAGGAGTGGAAGACTGGGCGGGAAA
Protein-coding sequences here:
- the miaA gene encoding tRNA (adenosine(37)-N6)-dimethylallyltransferase MiaA, whose product is MPVIAGPTASGKTSVAIEVARRLDGEVISMDSRQAYRGFAIGTAAPSVGELAAAPHLGVGFLDPHERYGAGRFARLATRWLTEIRARGRVPLLAGGTGLFLRALTHPMFEEPPLDPARRAALHAWLDPLEREELARWAARLDPALAERRRPLDRQRAARTVELALLTGEPLTRWMTSAPSERAPLRTATYVLEWPGPLLRERIEHRAEALIRGGAWPEEVRDLLARGLDGSRAFDALGYADVAALVRGEAGVDETIARVSRATWRYARRQRTWFRHQVPEDAVVLRVLDGSTTPGQLARRIAADWRESG
- the bshA gene encoding N-acetyl-alpha-D-glucosaminyl L-malate synthase BshA, whose product is MKIGITCYPTYGGSGAIATELGLGLARRGHEVHFISYAQPFRLTHFIDGVYFHEVEVNRYPLFEYPPYSLALAVTMHEVARGEGLDLLHVHYAIPHATAGWIARDMLRDGGRDVKLVTTLHGTDITLVGQDPSYWSITRFSIEKSDRITAVSEWLRERTHRDFDCSRCAIEVIPNFVDPKIYDRGRHRGRHRLARAGEKVVMHISNFRAVKRIPDLMEMFARIQRALPARLILVGDGPERQRAAEIAGDLGMADRVVFLGKIDSVAELLASADLFLLPSEQESFGLVALEAQASGVPVVGSSGTGLDEVVEHGVTGYLHPVGAVDAMATSAIALLSDEARWDAFSRAARDRSLERFTIDRIVPRYESLYRSVLADADRSGVRTE
- a CDS encoding undecaprenyl-diphosphate phosphatase — its product is MNPFEAFVLGVVQGLTEFLPVSSSGHLVLGQALFGIELPGVQFEVTVHVATLCAVCWVYRRRLAALVRGVCSADRGSIGDVGLLAVATLPAAAVGVGLRGALEPTFEQPVLAAAMLLVTGAVVWSIRRLSRRATRTRPAVTGALAIGLAQAVAILPGISRSGSTLAAATAAGVEPRRAAEFSFLLSIPAIGGAAVLQAPGLGGGGLAAGVLPLSIAFAAAVLSGVFAIRIFLRMLERRVFHRFAWYCWLIGGGYLAAAAIWPALRG